Proteins co-encoded in one Girardinichthys multiradiatus isolate DD_20200921_A chromosome 11, DD_fGirMul_XY1, whole genome shotgun sequence genomic window:
- the LOC124876839 gene encoding PHD finger protein rhinoceros-like produces MSEEVHSPPCVHSDTFPGPDLSGQPRHTVPENSPPDHAKQITRGLMPSVEQQTGQDTDSDSGDSLFITQKCVPERHRRSNQRSTFRTQRDAPEHEYDTSTSEEEHRAGRKPRRKATKHQRFTFPFLKKRLMKLPFYKDRKLHYYAMAGYFRCTKDLWESYETGEDLEASLPTVDMDGESISPMSEEEDKTIDDEDIKVVEKKLFVAAKAKNSQPWFNPRKETQQTQEHIDAGYVSHRGQGKMKCKISMCTPLSKGMSFSKAKESNEVSGESESGNKCVTKAGNLPAETETGKTNRSPRKGSRESDFIPKDNGKMVGNDSNATYGVLSAEQCNREATEPHTTEDEQTCLVDHDIECNRIKVKKGKRKMKERGGDKCVEEGKNHSLEQVEGQWADPSTSVNITEEEEAPCIEKKHENEDLRQEVDGQSDKWKGEDSVVMCETGIGGKERRKKKEGNIDTVSLKTSKAAEPTTDDGHVPKKRKKKKKDPDGSSDLHQTPPEHLEALDHFENGKASQESMESSGSKRKKLKKKKNHSLSNDNHTDVDLSNDAATVVENTNFILKKKTKTVSVLVPLPAEDESVDGTLKEKQDVELESRKKKKKVRCNVSINNSKDTLAFSDYLELVCKKQKKTVPSFLSADNEEKIGQNHEEQCPSVQSASAYNGRVKKPEVNTGDLGAESADVYNHLKESKRGKKKKKRSAAVPESEERQPEETSEATVKKKTKRRKTESHMGRSESIADAGHSQTEEVAIVRKKKRNKDTHKVPPAATEQVESQKSVFNASGLLSTNQKLIMEREAKHRRSPETSCSSSLSTEHQATGTLTEDASDSHDVKKRIKKRSAAVPESEERQPEETSEATVKKKTKHRKTESHMGRSESIADAGHSQTEEVAIVRKKKRNKDTHKVPPAATEQVESQKFVFNASGLLSTNQKLIMEREAKHRRSPETSCSSSLSTEHQATGTLTEDASDSHDVKKRIKKRSAAVPESEERQPEETSEATVKKKTKHRKTESHMGRSESIADAGHSQTEEVAIVRKKKRNKDTHKVPPAATEQVESQKSVFNASGLLSTNQKLIMEREAKHRRSPETSCSSSLSTEHQATGTLTEDASDSHDVKKRIKKRSAAVPESEERQPEETSEATVKKKTKHRKTESHMGRSESIADAGHSQTEEVAIVRKKKRNKDTHKVPPAATEQVESQKSVFNASGLLSTNQKLIMEREAKHRRSPETSCSSSLSTEHQATGTLTEDASDSHDVKKRIKKRSAAVPESEERQPEETSEATVKKKTKRRKTESHMGRSESIADAGHSQTEEVAIVRKKKRNKDTHKVPPAATEQVESQKSVFNASGLLSTNQKLIMEREAKHRRSPETSCSSSLSTEHQATGTLTEDASDSHDVKKRIKKRSAAVPESEERQPEETSEATVKKKTKRRKTESHMGRSESIADAGHSQTEEVAIVRKKKRNKDTHKWFTFNQSKADNGARGQTQAQP; encoded by the exons ATGTCGGAAGAGGTTCATTCTCCACCGTGCGTCCACTCAGATACCTTCCCAGGGCCCGATCTGTCCGGGCAGCCACGCCACACCGTGCCGGAAAACTCCCCACCTGACCATGCGAAGCAAATAACAAGAGGTCTGATGCCCTCTGTGGAGCAGCAGACTGGACAGGATACAGACAG TGATTCGGGGGACAGCTTGTTCATCACTCAGAAATGTGTACCTGAACGACATAGGCGCTCCAACCAGAGATCAACGTTCAGGACCCAGAGAGATGCACCAGAACATGAATATGACACATCCACATCTGAGGAGGAACACAGAGCAGGCAGAAAGCCGAGGCGGAAAGCTACAAAGCACCAAAGGTTCACCTTTCCTTTCCTCAAGAAGAGGCTGATGAAGTTACCTTTTTATAAGGACAGAAAACTGCAC TATTATGCAATGGCTGGCTATTTCAGATGTACCAAGGATCTCTGGGAGAGCTATGAAACAGGAGAAGATCTGGAGGCATCTCTACCAACTGTGGACATGGATGGAGAGTCCATATCTCCAATGTCAGA AGAAGAAGATAAAACCATAGACGATGAAGACATCAAAGTGGTG GAAAAGAAACTTTTTGTGGCAGCGAAAGCAAAGAATTCCCAACCTTGGTTCAATCCCAGAAAGGAAACACAACAAACCCAAGAACACATCGATGCTGGATACGTGTCACACAGAGGACAGGGAAAGATGAAATGCAAAATATCGATGTGCACACCCTTGTCGAAGGGCATGTCTTTTTCGAAAGCAAAGGAGTCCAATGAAGTCTCGGGAGAGTCGGAGTCGGGCAATAAATGTGTGACAAAGGCTGGAAACCTCCctgctgaaactgaaacagGAAAGACAAACAGATCTCCAAGAAAAGGAAGCCGAGAGAGTGATTTTATTCCAAAAGACAATGGAAAGATGGTCGGTAACGACAGCAATGCTACATATGGCGTGCTGAGTGCAGAGCAATGCAACAGAGAAGCAACAGAGCCTCACACAACGGAAGATGAACAAACCTGTTTAGTAGATCATGATATAGAGTGTAACAGAATCAAGGTAAAGAAGGGAAAAAGGAAGATGAAGGAGAGAGGAGGTGATAAATGTGTAGAAGAAGGAAAGAATCACAGTCTAGAGCAAGTTGAGGGTCAGTGGGCTGATCCCTCTACGAGCGTGAATAtcactgaggaagaggaggctcCTTGTATAGAGAAGAAACATGAAAACGAAGATCTGAGACAGGAGGTGGATGGACAATCAGACAAGTGGAAGGGGGAGGATTCGGTTGTAATGTGTGAAACTGGGATTGGTGGCAAGGAGAGGAggaaaaagaaggaaggaaacatTGATACAGTCTCTTTAAAGACCAGCAAAGCTGCCGAGCCTACAACCGATGATGGACACGTcccaaagaaaaggaaaaaaaagaaaaaagacccGGATGGCTCATCAGATCTGCATCAAACACCACCAGAACACCTAGAGGCACTAGATCATTTTGAGAATGGTAAAGCTTCTCAGGAATCAATGGAATCTAGTGGCTCCAAAAGAAAAAAgctcaaaaagaagaaaaaccatTCACTTTCTAATGACAATCATACAGATGTGGACTTATCAAACGATGCTGCGACCGTGGTTGAAAATACCAACTTTattcttaaaaagaaaacaaaaactgtgtcTGTGCTGGTACCACTTCCTGCAGAGGATGAAAGTGTAGACGGTACTCTGAAAGAGAAGCAAGATGTTGAGCTGGAAtccaggaagaagaaaaaaaaggtcagATGCAATGTCAGCATCAATAACTCAAAGGACACATTGGCATTCAGTGATTATTTGGAGCTTGTGtgcaaaaagcaaaagaaaacggtcccttccttcctttctgctGATAATGAGGAAAAAATTGGTCAGAACCATGAGGAACAGTGCCCTTCTGTGCAGTCTGCATCTGCTTATAATGGGCGTGTTAAAAAGCCTGAGGTCAACACCGGTGATTTAGGTGCCGAATCAGCAGATGTTTACAACCATTTGAAAGAATCAAAAcgtggcaagaagaaaaagaagagatcAGCAGCTGTCCCAGAGAGTGAGGAAAGACAGCCAGAGGAAACATCTGAAGCAACGGTCAAGAAAAAAACGAAGCGTAGGAAAACTGAAAGCCACATGGGACGTTCGGAGAGTATTGCTGATGCTGGGCATTCTCAAACCGAAGAAGTGGCGATTGTGAGGAAGAAGAAACgtaacaaagacacacacaagGTACCGCCAGCTGCCACTGAGCAGGTTGAATCACAAAAATCTGTATTTAACGCCAGTGGTTTACTTTCAACCAATCAAAAGCTGATAATGGAGCGAGAGGCCAAACACAGGCGCAGCCCTGAAACATCTTGTAGTAGCAGCTTATCTACTGAGCATCAGGCCACAGGAACTCTGACTGAAGATGCTTCCGATTCTCATGATGtaaaaaagagaataaagaaGAGATCAGCAGCGGTCCCAGAGAGTGAGGAAAGACAGCCAGAGGAAACATCTGAAGCAACGGTCAAGAAAAAAACGAAGCATAGGAAAACTGAAAGCCACATGGGACGTTCGGAGAGTATTGCTGATGCTGGGCATTCTCAAACCGAAGAAGTGGCGATTGTGAGGAAGAAGAAACgtaacaaagacacacacaagGTACCGCCAGCTGCCACTGAGCAGGTTGAATCAcaaaaatttgtatttaacgcCAGTGGTTTACTTTCAACCAATCAAAAGCTGATAATGGAGCGAGAGGCCAAACACAGGCGCAGCCCTGAAACATCTTGTAGTAGCAGCTTATCTACTGAGCATCAGGCCACAGGAACTCTGACTGAAGATGCTTCCGATTCTCATGATGtaaaaaagagaataaagaaGAGATCAGCAGCTGTCCCAGAAAGTGAGGAAAGACAGCCAGAGGAAACATCTGAAGCAACGGTCAAGAAAAAAACGAAGCATAGGAAAACTGAAAGCCACATGGGACGTTCGGAGAGTATTGCTGATGCTGGGCATTCTCAAACCGAAGAAGTGGCGATTGTGAGGAAGAAGAAACgtaacaaagacacacacaagGTACCGCCAGCTGCCACTGAGCAGGTTGAATCACAAAAATCTGTATTTAACGCCAGTGGTTTACTTTCAACCAATCAAAAGCTGATAATGGAGCGAGAGGCCAAACACAGGCGCAGCCCTGAAACATCTTGTAGTAGCAGCTTATCTACTGAGCATCAGGCCACAGGAACTCTGACTGAAGATGCTTCCGATTCTCATGATGtaaaaaagagaataaagaaGAGATCAGCAGCTGTCCCAGAGAGTGAGGAAAGACAGCCAGAGGAAACATCTGAAGCAACGGTCAAGAAAAAAACGAAGCATAGGAAAACTGAAAGCCACATGGGACGTTCGGAGAGTATTGCTGATGCTGGGCATTCTCAAACCGAAGAAGTGGCGATTGTGAGGAAGAAGAAACgtaacaaagacacacacaagGTACCGCCAGCTGCCACTGAGCAGGTTGAATCACAAAAATCTGTATTTAACGCCAGTGGTTTACTTTCAACCAATCAAAAGCTGATAATGGAGCGAGAGGCCAAACACAGGCGCAGCCCTGAAACATCTTGTAGTAGCAGCTTATCTACTGAGCATCAGGCCACAGGAACTCTGACTGAAGATGCTTCCGATTCTCATGATGtaaaaaagagaataaagaaGAGATCAGCAGCTGTCCCAGAGAGTGAGGAAAGACAGCCAGAGGAAACATCTGAAGCAACGGTCAAGAAAAAAACGAAGCGTAGGAAAACTGAAAGCCACATGGGACGTTCGGAGAGTATTGCTGATGCTGGGCATTCTCAAACCGAAGAAGTGGCGATTGTGAGGAAGAAGAAACgtaacaaagacacacacaagGTACCGCCAGCTGCCACTGAGCAGGTTGAATCACAAAAATCTGTATTTAACGCCAGTGGTTTACTTTCAACCAATCAAAAGCTGATAATGGAGCGAGAGGCCAAACACAGGCGCAGCCCTGAAACATCTTGTAGTAGCAGCTTATCTACTGAGCATCAGGCCACAGGAACTCTGACTGAAGATGCTTCCGATTCTCATGATGtaaaaaagagaataaagaaGAGATCAGCAGCTGTCCCAGAGAGTGAGGAAAGACAGCCAGAGGAAACATCTGAAGCAACGGTCAAGAAAAAAACGAAGCGTAGGAAAACTGAAAGCCACATGGGACGTTCGGAGAGTATTGCTGATGCTGGGCATTCTCAAACCGAAGAAGTGGCGATTGTGAGGAAGAAGAAACgtaacaaagacacacacaag TGGTTTACTTTCAACCAATCAAAAGCTGATAATGGAGCGAGAGGCCAAACACAGGCGCAGCCCTGA
- the akap10 gene encoding A-kinase anchor protein 10, mitochondrial has product MSFFKRKAKSKEPERVTDAKVNKVIPQSPSQGPRNHNAVVGAAGPSRVAISAISANMDSFARGRTAILKKQPSHMEAAHFGDLGHSSVNYQPQETRSRMSKTVDQVLRDNVALPHFMHCMDQRGADHLVRFWLEAESFRSASWSRVRAQNLNSVQHSSLAEPVSISPDGPELHQNTLNDLALHNSRGNPSPLSSRRDSSNAEADPKANPSRAETPARQALSRTGTPSKGPSNSTLRDLSDTLMKSIEKDAVTIFTKYISPDAARPIPITEQIRNDIVAKICGEDGMVDPNCFVIAQSVVFSILEQQHFTVFLRSHHFCKYQIEVLTSGSVFLADILFCESALFYFSEFMEKEEAMNILQFWLAADNFQNQLAAKKGQYDGQEAQNDAMILYDKYFSLQATNPLGFGDSVRMEIESNICREGGPLPDCFTTPLRQAWTTMEMVFLPGFLSSNLYYKYLSDLINSVRGDEFENVSTHGQGGLVDNDRSSSNASESSQTQHGAKKAAIKILKNFDEAITVDVASLDPEMLYQRPYAGKMTFGKVNELGQFIREAEPEPDVKKSKGSMFSQAMKKWVQGNSDEAQEEMAWKIAKMIVNDVVHQSNHDSPGMSTKL; this is encoded by the exons ATGTCGTTTTTTAAGAGGAAAG CCAAAAGCAAGGAACCTGAGAGAGTAACAGATGCTAAAGTTAACAAAG TCATCCCTCAGTCTCCATCACAAGGGCCAAGGAACCACAATGCTGTTGTGGGCGCTGCTGGGCCAAGCCGCGTGGCCATCAGCGCCATATCTGCCAACATGGACTCCTTTGCTCGGGGCCGCACCGCCATCCTCAAGAAACAGCCGAGCCACATGGAGGCGGCGCACTTTGGAGACCTCG GTCATTCCAGCGTGAATTATCAGCCCCAGGAGACTCGCTCTCGGATGTCTAAGACAGTAGACCAGGTCCTTAGAGACAATGTGGCATTGCCCCACTTCATGCATTGCATGGACCAACGCGGCGCAGATCACCTTGTTCGGTTTTGGCTCGAGGCTGAGAGTTTCCGCTCGGCCAGCTGGTCACGCGTCAGAGCGCAGAACCTCAACTCCGTCCAACACAGCTCGCTGGCCGAGCCGGTCTCCATCTCCCCGGATGGCCCAGAGCTCCACCAGAACACGCTCAATGATCTCGCACTTCACAACAGCCGTGGAAACCCTTCTCCGCTGTCTAGCCGGAGGGACTCCTCAAATGCAGAAGCAGACCCCAAAGCCAACCCATCTCGAGCAGAGACCCCCGCCAGACAGGCACTTTCCAGGACAGGGACTCCCTCCAAGGGGCCGTCAAACAGCACTCTGCGAGACCTCTCAGACACACTCATGAAAA GTATAGAAAAGGATGCTGTTACCATTTTCACCAAATACATTTCTCCAGATGCTGCGAGGCCCATCCCTATCACAGAGCAGATCAGAAATGATAtagttg CTAAGATTTGTGGAGAAGATGGTATGGTGGACCCAAACTGCTTCGTCATTGCTCAGTCGGTTGTCTTCTCCATACTGGAACAACA GCACTTTACTGTATTCCTGCGGAGCCACCATTTCTGTAAATACCAGATCGAAGTTTTGACGAGTGGCTCTGTGTTCCTGGCTGACATCTTGTTCTGTGAGTCAGCTCTCTTCTATTTCTCAGAG TTCATGGAGAAGGAAGAGGCGATGAATATACTACAGTTCTGGCTGGCTGCGGATAACTTCCAGAACCAGTTAGCTGCTAAAAAAGGCCAGTATGACGGCCAAGAGGCTCAAAACGACGCCATGATCCTCTATGATAA GTATTTCTCACTCCAGGCTACCAACCCCCTGGGCTTCGGCGACTCCGTGAGGATGGAGATAGAGTCGAATATCTGCCGAGAGGGAGGGCCCCTCCCCGACTGTTTCACCACTCCTCTCAGACAGGCATGGACAACCATGGAGATG GTGTTCCTGCCTGGGTTCCTGTCCAGCAACCTTTACTACAAATACCTGAGCGACCTCATCAATTCAGTGCGGGGGGATGAGTTTGAGAATGTCAGCACTCACGGTCAGGGCGGGCTGGTAGACAACGACCGCTCCAGTTCAAATGCTAGCGAGAGCTCTCAGACTCAG CATGGAGCCAAAAAAGCAGCGATCAAGATCCTGAAAAACTTTGACGAGGCGATCACCGTAGACGTGGCCAGTCTGGATCCTGAGATGCTCTACCAGCGGCCATATGCTGG CAAGATGACTTTCGGAAAGGTGAACGAGTTGGGTCAGTTTATCAGGGAGGCCGAGCCAGAACCGGATGTGAAAAAATCAAAAG gttccatgttttctcaagCAATGAAGAAATGGGTCCAGGGCAACTCCGATGAG GCCCAGGAGGAGATGGCGTGGAAGATCGCTAAGATGATTGTCAACGATGTCGTCCACCAGTCAAACCACGACAGCCCCGGCATGTCCACCAAG CTATGA
- the c11h11orf54 gene encoding ester hydrolase C11orf54 homolog isoform X2, which yields MNIISKELELPGAFILGAAAAPSRIIGMNAELMPLVLTEAEGRPSVNGSYFSSINPANGQCLQEKYCDKFSDCNFGLLGNLYACEGKPGKVIEVRAKKRTGSNSLVTALRKTLEAQYPDKSLALGGTFIIQKGKAKIHIMPREFSACPLNTNDEVNNWLKHFEVSAPLICQSVLVSRDPGMDLRVEHTHGFSRHGEGGHYYIDTTPESVEYLGYFLPAEFVYRIDRPKDTHTVGRD from the exons ATGAACATAATATCCAAAGAGCTGGAGCTGCCGGGAGCTTTTATccttggagcagcagcagccccTTCCAGAATTATCGGCATGAACGCTGAG CTCATGCCTCTAGTTCTCACGGAGGCTGAGGGAAGACCATCAGTCAATGGGAGCTACTTTTCCTCTATCAACCCAGCCAATGGCCAGTGTCTGCAAGAAAAGTACTGTGACAAATTCTCTGACTGCAACTTTGGACTTCTGGGGAATCTGTATGCCTGCGAGGGGAAGCCTGGAAAG GTCATAGAGGTACGAGCCAAAAAGAGGACAGGAAGCAACAGTCTGGTAACGGCACTGAGGAAGACTCTGGAAGCTCAGTATCCAGACAAGAGCCTGGCTCTGGGGGGCACCTTCATCATCCAGAAGGGCAAGGCTAAAATTCACATTATG CCAAGAGAGTTCTCAGCCTGCCCTCTCAACACCAATGATGAGGTCAACAACTGGCTGAAGCACTTTGAGGTCAGCGCTCCCCTCATCTGCCAGTCTGTGCTCGTATCCAGAGACCCG GGCATGGACCTGCGTGTGGAGCACACCCACGGCTTCAGCCGCCACGGAGAGGGTGGTCACTACTATATCGACACAACGCCCGAAAGTGTAGAGTACCTGGGGTATTTCCTGCCCGCAGAGTTCGTCTATCGCATTGATAGACCCAAAGATACACACACTGTTGGGCGAGATTGA
- the c11h11orf54 gene encoding ester hydrolase C11orf54 homolog isoform X1, with amino-acid sequence MADISKTEKVQLHVPDLEELRGVLQAGLDTNFAEVQVSVVECPDLSKEPFQFPVKGLCGNPRITDVGGVPYLIPLPQKHKEYNMNIISKELELPGAFILGAAAAPSRIIGMNAELMPLVLTEAEGRPSVNGSYFSSINPANGQCLQEKYCDKFSDCNFGLLGNLYACEGKPGKVIEVRAKKRTGSNSLVTALRKTLEAQYPDKSLALGGTFIIQKGKAKIHIMPREFSACPLNTNDEVNNWLKHFEVSAPLICQSVLVSRDPGMDLRVEHTHGFSRHGEGGHYYIDTTPESVEYLGYFLPAEFVYRIDRPKDTHTVGRD; translated from the exons ATGGCAGACATCAGCAAAACAGAGAAAGTTCAGCTGCACGTCCCGGACCTCGAAGAGCTGCGAGGAG TGTTGCAGGCTGGGCTGGACACCAATTTTGCAGAAGTTCAAGTGAGTGTTGTGGAGTGTCCAGATCTCAGCAAGGAGCCCTTCCAATTTCCCGTCAAAG GTCTGTGTGGTAATCCTCGTATTACTGATGTTGGAGGTGTACCATATCTGATCCCTTTGCCTCAAAAACACAAG GAATACAATATGAACATAATATCCAAAGAGCTGGAGCTGCCGGGAGCTTTTATccttggagcagcagcagccccTTCCAGAATTATCGGCATGAACGCTGAG CTCATGCCTCTAGTTCTCACGGAGGCTGAGGGAAGACCATCAGTCAATGGGAGCTACTTTTCCTCTATCAACCCAGCCAATGGCCAGTGTCTGCAAGAAAAGTACTGTGACAAATTCTCTGACTGCAACTTTGGACTTCTGGGGAATCTGTATGCCTGCGAGGGGAAGCCTGGAAAG GTCATAGAGGTACGAGCCAAAAAGAGGACAGGAAGCAACAGTCTGGTAACGGCACTGAGGAAGACTCTGGAAGCTCAGTATCCAGACAAGAGCCTGGCTCTGGGGGGCACCTTCATCATCCAGAAGGGCAAGGCTAAAATTCACATTATG CCAAGAGAGTTCTCAGCCTGCCCTCTCAACACCAATGATGAGGTCAACAACTGGCTGAAGCACTTTGAGGTCAGCGCTCCCCTCATCTGCCAGTCTGTGCTCGTATCCAGAGACCCG GGCATGGACCTGCGTGTGGAGCACACCCACGGCTTCAGCCGCCACGGAGAGGGTGGTCACTACTATATCGACACAACGCCCGAAAGTGTAGAGTACCTGGGGTATTTCCTGCCCGCAGAGTTCGTCTATCGCATTGATAGACCCAAAGATACACACACTGTTGGGCGAGATTGA